A single region of the Selenomonas sp. oral taxon 920 genome encodes:
- a CDS encoding diaminopimelate decarboxylase family protein produces MNEKNFPLSREQTLALIERYPTPFHIYDEAKIRTNFRRLRDAFTWAPSFREHFAVKALPNPRIVQILHEEGAGTDCSSIAELIISEAAGVTGEEIMLTSNDTPYDEFQKAIALGAVINLDDLSHLDYMAKNAGLPKVLSFRYNPGDLIEGNDIIGKPMEAKYGLTRPQMFEAYRRAREMGVQRFGLHTMVISAERRTEAFLLTARIMFELAAELKERLGIHIEFINLGGGFGIPYRPEESPVDYAAVGTGIELLYHEIMCPAGLGDVGIRTESGRAMTGDAGWLVSAVLHEKDTYKHYIGLDSCMANLMRPALYGAYHHITVLGKESAPADHVYDVTGSLCENNDKFAIDRVLPKIDIGDILIIHDTGAHGSAMGFNYNGKLWCAELLLRTDGSVELIRRAQTLDDYFATLKYEGSLMK; encoded by the coding sequence ATGAACGAAAAAAACTTTCCGCTCAGCAGGGAACAGACTCTGGCGCTGATCGAGAGATACCCGACCCCGTTCCACATCTACGACGAGGCGAAGATCCGCACGAATTTCCGCCGCCTGAGGGATGCCTTCACATGGGCGCCGAGCTTCCGCGAGCATTTTGCGGTCAAGGCACTGCCGAACCCGCGCATCGTGCAGATCCTCCATGAGGAGGGCGCCGGCACGGACTGCAGCAGCATCGCCGAGCTCATCATCTCCGAGGCGGCGGGGGTCACGGGCGAGGAGATCATGCTCACGTCGAACGATACGCCGTATGATGAGTTTCAAAAGGCGATCGCCCTCGGTGCCGTGATCAATCTCGACGATCTCAGCCATCTCGATTACATGGCAAAGAATGCGGGGCTGCCCAAGGTGCTGTCGTTTCGCTACAATCCCGGCGATCTCATCGAGGGCAACGATATCATCGGCAAGCCGATGGAGGCGAAATACGGCCTCACGCGCCCGCAGATGTTCGAGGCGTATCGCCGCGCGCGTGAGATGGGCGTGCAGCGCTTCGGCCTGCATACAATGGTCATTTCCGCCGAGCGGCGTACGGAGGCGTTTCTTCTCACTGCCCGCATCATGTTTGAACTCGCGGCTGAGCTGAAGGAGCGGCTCGGCATCCACATCGAGTTCATCAACCTCGGCGGCGGCTTCGGCATCCCGTACCGTCCGGAGGAAAGCCCTGTGGACTACGCCGCGGTCGGCACAGGTATTGAGCTCCTCTATCATGAGATCATGTGCCCCGCGGGGCTCGGAGATGTCGGCATCCGCACGGAGAGCGGGCGTGCCATGACGGGTGATGCGGGCTGGCTTGTCTCTGCCGTCCTCCACGAGAAGGACACGTACAAGCACTACATCGGTCTCGACTCCTGCATGGCGAACCTCATGCGCCCTGCGCTCTACGGCGCGTATCACCACATCACCGTGCTCGGCAAGGAGAGCGCACCTGCTGACCATGTCTATGACGTCACAGGCTCGCTCTGCGAGAACAATGACAAATTTGCCATCGACCGAGTCCTGCCGAAGATCGACATCGGTGACATCCTCATTATCCACGATACGGGCGCGCACGGCAGCGCAATGGGCTTCAACTACAACGGCAAGCTCTGGTGCGCAGAGCTCCTCCTGCGTACGGACGGCAGTGTCGAGCTCATCCGCCGCGCCCAGACCCTCGACGACTACTTTGCGACGCTGAAATACGAAGGTTCGCTGATGAAATAA
- a CDS encoding ABC transporter substrate-binding protein, which yields MIFRGKALRLAAALVGTALLGSTLAGCGGDTAKSDEIRIGANFEMTGNTANYGMSTLEGLKLAIKEANDAGGINGKKIVLVEADNKSEAAESVNAATKLISDDHVRAIVGPATTGNVIAESQVATDNKVPVIAPDATAVDVTVEGGKVKPWIFRSCFIDPQQGDVMAKFALETLKAKTAVVYIDNSTDYSKSLAEVFQKVFTAGGGQVVMTEGFLAKDQDFKATLTRLRAANADVIFVPAYYEEVGKIVKQAREIGITAPIIGTDGWDDPKVAELAGAAALNNTYFSTHYSDKDESVRPFIDAFQKEYNHAPNVFAALGYDAGKLLVDALKRAGSDDPEALRKAIEETKDLVVGTGTITMDAQHNPIKQAVILENKDGDRVVVAKIMPSM from the coding sequence ATGATATTCAGAGGAAAGGCGCTGCGCCTTGCTGCCGCTCTGGTCGGCACGGCACTGCTCGGCTCGACGCTTGCAGGCTGCGGCGGCGACACGGCGAAGTCGGATGAGATCCGCATCGGCGCAAACTTTGAGATGACGGGCAACACGGCGAACTACGGCATGTCGACGCTCGAAGGTCTGAAGCTTGCGATCAAGGAAGCAAACGACGCCGGCGGCATTAACGGCAAGAAGATCGTGCTCGTCGAGGCGGACAACAAGTCCGAGGCGGCAGAGTCGGTCAACGCGGCAACGAAGCTGATCTCCGACGATCACGTCCGCGCGATCGTCGGTCCTGCGACGACGGGCAATGTCATTGCAGAGTCGCAGGTGGCGACAGACAACAAAGTGCCCGTCATCGCGCCGGATGCAACAGCAGTTGACGTGACGGTGGAGGGCGGCAAGGTAAAGCCGTGGATCTTCCGCAGCTGCTTCATCGACCCGCAGCAGGGCGATGTCATGGCGAAGTTCGCGCTCGAAACCCTAAAGGCAAAGACGGCGGTCGTCTACATCGACAACTCGACGGACTACTCCAAGAGCCTCGCTGAGGTCTTCCAGAAGGTCTTTACGGCGGGCGGCGGTCAGGTCGTCATGACCGAGGGCTTCCTCGCAAAGGATCAGGACTTTAAGGCGACGCTCACGCGTCTGCGCGCAGCGAATGCGGATGTCATCTTCGTCCCTGCCTACTATGAAGAGGTCGGCAAGATCGTCAAGCAGGCGCGCGAGATCGGCATCACCGCCCCCATCATCGGTACAGACGGCTGGGACGATCCGAAGGTCGCAGAGCTCGCGGGTGCGGCGGCTCTCAACAACACGTATTTCAGCACGCACTACTCCGATAAAGACGAATCGGTTCGCCCCTTTATCGACGCGTTCCAGAAGGAGTACAACCACGCGCCGAACGTCTTCGCCGCACTCGGCTATGATGCAGGCAAGCTGCTCGTCGATGCGCTGAAGCGCGCAGGTTCCGATGATCCGGAGGCGCTGCGCAAGGCGATCGAGGAGACGAAGGATCTCGTCGTCGGCACGGGCACGATCACGATGGATGCACAGCACAACCCGATCAAGCAGGCGGTTATTCTCGAAAACAAGGACGGCGACCGCGTTGTCGTCGCAAAGATTATGCCGAGCATGTAA
- a CDS encoding branched-chain amino acid ABC transporter permease: MEFLHQILQQLINGISLGSIYALIALGYTMIYGIIKLINFAHGDIYMVGAYLGFYAITLGIPTLPAILISMAVTSLLGVIVERFAYRPLRHAPRISVLITAIGVSFLLEYVMMAIVSPTPRTFPATISDISLEFAGLIISGQQLLIMGVTFVLMLILTYIVRSTKIGKAMRAASYDTEAAQLMGINANRIISITFAIGSALAAVAGVLIGIYYNSIDPLMGLMPGIKAFVAAVFGGIGILPGAVVGGLVLGIVEAFISGFGFSMFRDAAAFAILILVLLIKPAGIFGKNVKEKV; encoded by the coding sequence ATGGAGTTCCTGCACCAGATTCTGCAGCAGCTCATCAACGGCATCTCACTCGGCAGTATCTACGCGCTGATCGCTCTTGGCTATACGATGATCTACGGCATCATCAAGCTCATCAACTTCGCACACGGCGACATCTACATGGTCGGCGCATACCTCGGCTTCTATGCGATCACGCTTGGTATCCCCACGCTCCCGGCAATTCTCATCTCGATGGCGGTCACATCGCTGCTCGGTGTCATTGTCGAGCGCTTCGCCTATCGCCCGCTGCGCCACGCGCCGCGCATCTCCGTCCTCATCACGGCAATCGGCGTATCGTTCCTGCTCGAATACGTGATGATGGCGATCGTATCCCCCACACCGCGCACCTTCCCCGCGACGATCAGTGACATCTCGCTCGAATTTGCGGGACTGATCATCAGCGGCCAGCAGCTCCTCATCATGGGTGTGACATTCGTCCTGATGCTGATTCTGACCTACATTGTACGCAGTACGAAGATCGGAAAGGCGATGCGTGCCGCGTCCTACGATACGGAGGCAGCGCAGCTTATGGGCATCAACGCGAACCGCATCATCTCGATCACGTTCGCCATCGGCTCGGCGCTCGCAGCAGTCGCAGGCGTACTCATCGGCATCTACTACAACTCGATCGACCCGCTGATGGGGCTGATGCCCGGCATCAAGGCATTTGTCGCGGCCGTGTTCGGCGGCATCGGCATTCTGCCGGGCGCGGTCGTCGGCGGGCTCGTCCTCGGCATCGTCGAGGCGTTTATTTCGGGATTCGGCTTTTCGATGTTCCGCGATGCGGCGGCATTTGCCATCCTGATTCTCGTTCTGCTCATAAAGCCTGCGGGAATCTTCGGCAAGAATGTCAAGGAAAAAGTCTAA
- a CDS encoding branched-chain amino acid ABC transporter permease, with the protein MNSLQKNDLKMLVFALVIYGIIMGLTNAGMLNAFWQLNLIFAGINIILAASLNLINGYTGQFSLGHAGFMAVGAYVGVVLTTNFQMAFPVALLAGGVTAGLLGALIGLPTLRLRGDYLAIATLGLGEIVRIVIINVPYVGGAAGFKGIPHHTDFTWVFFLMLATLFIIKNFVNSRHGRACLAIRENEIAAESMGVNTTVYKVLAFTIGAFFAGVAGVLFGHNMYILSPASFTFMQSFNILIMVVMGGLGSMTGSIAGALVVTFLSAALASFPNARMIIYALALILLMFYRPQGLFGYVEVTAMQPLRRFFKKGGEA; encoded by the coding sequence ATGAACTCATTGCAGAAAAATGACCTAAAAATGCTCGTCTTCGCCCTGGTGATTTACGGCATTATCATGGGGCTGACGAATGCAGGCATGCTGAACGCCTTCTGGCAGCTGAACCTCATCTTCGCGGGGATCAACATCATCCTCGCAGCGAGCCTCAATCTGATCAACGGCTATACGGGACAGTTCTCGCTCGGGCACGCGGGCTTCATGGCAGTCGGGGCATACGTCGGCGTCGTGCTCACGACGAACTTTCAGATGGCATTCCCCGTCGCTCTCCTTGCGGGCGGTGTGACAGCGGGGCTCCTCGGTGCACTCATCGGGCTGCCGACCCTGCGGCTGCGCGGCGACTACCTCGCGATTGCGACACTCGGTCTCGGCGAGATCGTCCGCATTGTGATCATCAACGTGCCGTATGTCGGCGGCGCGGCAGGCTTCAAGGGCATTCCTCACCACACCGATTTTACATGGGTGTTCTTCCTGATGCTCGCCACGCTCTTCATCATCAAGAATTTTGTCAACTCGCGCCACGGACGCGCGTGTCTCGCGATCCGTGAGAACGAGATTGCGGCAGAGTCGATGGGCGTGAACACGACGGTGTACAAGGTACTCGCATTCACCATCGGCGCATTCTTTGCGGGTGTTGCAGGCGTACTCTTCGGCCACAATATGTACATCCTCAGCCCCGCCTCATTCACATTCATGCAGTCGTTCAACATCCTCATCATGGTCGTCATGGGCGGTCTCGGCTCGATGACGGGCTCGATTGCGGGTGCGCTCGTTGTCACTTTCCTCTCAGCGGCGCTCGCGAGCTTCCCGAACGCGCGGATGATCATCTATGCACTCGCTCTGATCCTGCTCATGTTCTACCGCCCGCAGGGGCTCTTCGGCTATGTCGAGGTGACGGCGATGCAGCCTCTGCGCCGCTTCTTTAAGAAGGGAGGCGAGGCATAA
- a CDS encoding ABC transporter ATP-binding protein produces the protein MAKDLLTATDVSMVFGGLKAIVDFNVHIKNGELLGLIGPNGAGKTTAFNLFTGVYQPTTGEILFKGKSIVGLAPYQITERGIARTFQNIRLFGELSVLDNVKIAYHCHMNYGLVASVLRLGSYWEEEKKLEEEAYRLLEIFHLADTAEEKAKNLPYGAQRRLEIARALAAQPSLLLLDEPAAGMNPQETLELMEMIRWVKKEFGITILLIEHDMALVMGICERIYVLEYGAIIANGTPEEIRSNPEVIRAYLGAEE, from the coding sequence ATGGCAAAGGATTTACTCACGGCGACCGATGTCTCGATGGTCTTTGGCGGGCTCAAGGCGATCGTCGATTTCAACGTCCACATCAAGAACGGTGAACTGCTTGGGCTGATCGGACCGAACGGCGCGGGCAAGACGACGGCGTTCAACCTCTTCACGGGCGTCTATCAGCCGACAACGGGCGAGATTCTGTTCAAAGGCAAGAGCATCGTCGGGCTCGCCCCGTACCAGATCACGGAGCGCGGCATTGCGCGCACGTTCCAGAACATCCGCCTCTTCGGCGAGCTCTCCGTGCTCGACAACGTAAAGATCGCGTACCACTGCCACATGAACTACGGTCTCGTCGCGTCCGTTCTGCGCCTCGGAAGCTACTGGGAGGAAGAGAAGAAACTCGAGGAGGAGGCGTACCGTCTGCTCGAGATCTTCCACCTCGCGGACACGGCAGAGGAGAAGGCGAAGAACCTGCCCTACGGCGCACAGCGGCGGCTCGAGATCGCGCGTGCCCTCGCGGCACAGCCGAGTCTCCTGCTCCTCGATGAACCGGCAGCGGGCATGAACCCGCAGGAGACACTCGAACTCATGGAGATGATCCGCTGGGTCAAGAAGGAGTTCGGCATCACGATTCTCCTCATCGAGCACGATATGGCACTCGTCATGGGTATCTGCGAGCGCATCTACGTGCTCGAATACGGCGCAATCATCGCGAACGGCACTCCCGAGGAGATTCGCTCGAATCCCGAGGTCATCCGTGCATATCTGGGAGCGGAGGAGTAA
- a CDS encoding ABC transporter ATP-binding protein: protein MANETNTKKAPMLRISDLEVYYGAIHALKGLSLEVNEGEIVTLIGANGAGKSTTLRTISGLITPKSGSIEFEGKSIAGTGAHEIVRMGLSQVPEGRRIFAEMTVLENLELGAFTRSDKDGIAADMEMVFTRFPRLKERISQQAGTLSGGEQQMLAMGRALMSRPRLLLLDEPSMGLAPLLIKEIFSIIVDINKTGTTILLVEQNANMALSIANRAYVLETGRITLSGAAKELAASEDVRKAYLGG, encoded by the coding sequence ATGGCAAACGAAACAAACACGAAAAAAGCCCCCATGCTCCGCATCTCGGATCTGGAGGTCTACTACGGTGCAATCCATGCGCTTAAAGGACTGTCCCTTGAAGTAAACGAAGGAGAGATCGTCACCCTCATCGGCGCAAACGGCGCGGGCAAGTCCACGACCCTGCGCACAATCTCGGGGCTGATCACGCCGAAGAGCGGCAGCATCGAATTCGAAGGAAAGAGCATCGCGGGCACGGGCGCACATGAGATTGTGCGCATGGGGCTATCGCAGGTGCCCGAGGGACGGCGCATCTTTGCCGAGATGACGGTGCTCGAGAACCTCGAGCTCGGTGCGTTCACACGCAGTGACAAGGACGGCATCGCCGCCGATATGGAGATGGTCTTTACGCGCTTCCCGCGCCTGAAGGAACGCATCTCGCAGCAGGCGGGCACGCTCTCGGGCGGCGAGCAGCAGATGCTCGCAATGGGGCGCGCACTCATGAGCCGCCCGCGCCTCCTGCTCCTCGACGAGCCGTCGATGGGGCTTGCACCGCTCCTCATCAAGGAGATTTTTTCCATTATCGTTGACATCAACAAGACGGGCACAACCATCCTGCTCGTCGAACAGAACGCGAACATGGCACTCTCCATTGCAAACCGCGCATACGTCCTCGAGACCGGCCGCATCACACTCTCCGGTGCAGCGAAGGAGCTGGCGGCAAGTGAGGATGTGCGGAAGGCGTATCTGGGCGGATGA
- a CDS encoding CBS domain-containing protein gives MFVANCMTKNPVTISPDAGIDEAEKLMNKGHFRRLPVVEHGKLVGFFTNRDLLRASPSAATTLDRYEVRTLLSKIKVADVMQKNVITVTDTMTIEEAALIMTREKIGGMPVLSAVGKLVGIISSTDIFRAFIAVMGLDSGKTRLTIDVADRTGVLRDIATVLADLDISIDSMVTLPQPNGAYQIIIRADIDDVDIVKDRLRGKGFTVSHVIQIG, from the coding sequence ATGTTTGTTGCCAACTGTATGACCAAGAACCCCGTCACCATTTCCCCCGACGCAGGGATCGACGAGGCAGAAAAGCTCATGAACAAGGGGCATTTCCGCCGTCTCCCCGTCGTGGAGCACGGAAAGCTCGTCGGCTTTTTCACAAACCGCGATCTCCTGCGCGCCTCACCGTCTGCGGCAACCACACTCGATCGCTACGAAGTGCGCACCCTGCTCTCAAAGATCAAGGTCGCCGATGTCATGCAGAAGAACGTCATCACTGTCACCGACACCATGACGATCGAAGAGGCCGCGCTCATCATGACGCGCGAGAAAATCGGCGGTATGCCCGTCCTTTCTGCAGTCGGCAAACTTGTTGGCATCATCTCTTCGACAGACATCTTCCGCGCCTTTATCGCCGTCATGGGCCTCGACAGCGGCAAGACACGCCTCACGATCGACGTTGCCGACCGCACGGGCGTCCTGCGCGACATCGCAACCGTCCTCGCCGATCTCGACATCAGCATCGACAGCATGGTCACGCTTCCGCAGCCAAACGGCGCCTACCAGATCATCATCCGCGCCGACATCGACGACGTGGATATCGTCAAGGATCGCCTCCGTGGAAAGGGATTCACCGTCAGCCACGTCATCCAGATCGGTTGA
- a CDS encoding FAD:protein FMN transferase — MIERFFTLYKIPAAVLFCATLLLGGCGGDVTAEETKLVMGTVARLTVRADEITSQAALRDGLAVLAQTERDADGTALAAVEAAAGTGEWREIPPELYETLTLAQEIARSSHGAFDVTAGALTELWERARAEKLLPSAEAVAAARARVGYKLLELRTREENGQTKYEARLMKAGMQFDRGALIKGHALDGIARSWQDAGITNALADLGTSSMLGMGVNEAGEPWQIGIRNPRGERAGDMIAVLPLSDEVLSVSGDDERYFIYEGRRYHHLIDPRTGYPADTGLSSVAVTLPLAADDSAGWEGNMGMLSDMLSTAVFVLGAEEGRKLLADVPAALVILIGTDGKVIGE, encoded by the coding sequence ATGATAGAAAGATTCTTCACGTTGTATAAAATTCCTGCTGCGGTTCTTTTCTGCGCAACCCTCCTCCTCGGCGGGTGCGGGGGGGATGTGACGGCGGAGGAGACAAAGCTGGTGATGGGGACGGTGGCGCGGCTCACGGTGCGTGCGGATGAGATTACGTCGCAGGCGGCACTGCGCGACGGGCTTGCTGTGCTCGCGCAGACGGAGCGCGACGCGGACGGCACCGCGCTCGCTGCTGTTGAAGCTGCGGCGGGGACGGGAGAGTGGCGGGAGATCCCGCCCGAGCTCTATGAGACGCTGACGCTCGCGCAGGAGATTGCGCGCAGCTCGCACGGGGCGTTCGATGTGACAGCAGGTGCACTGACGGAACTTTGGGAGCGTGCGCGTGCGGAGAAGCTGTTGCCGTCCGCCGAGGCGGTTGCAGCGGCGCGTGCACGCGTCGGTTATAAGTTGCTCGAACTGCGCACGCGCGAGGAGAACGGTCAAACGAAATATGAGGCGAGACTCATGAAAGCGGGCATGCAGTTCGACCGCGGGGCACTCATCAAGGGGCATGCTCTCGACGGTATCGCGCGCAGCTGGCAGGATGCCGGGATCACAAACGCGCTTGCCGATCTCGGCACGAGTTCGATGCTCGGTATGGGTGTGAACGAGGCGGGGGAGCCGTGGCAGATCGGGATCCGCAATCCGCGCGGCGAGAGAGCGGGGGACATGATCGCCGTCCTTCCGCTCTCGGATGAAGTCCTCTCGGTCTCGGGAGATGATGAGCGTTACTTTATATACGAGGGGAGGCGCTATCATCACCTCATTGACCCGCGTACGGGCTATCCTGCAGATACGGGGCTCTCCTCCGTGGCGGTGACACTGCCGCTCGCGGCGGATGATTCAGCAGGCTGGGAGGGGAATATGGGGATGCTCTCGGATATGCTCTCGACGGCAGTTTTTGTGCTCGGTGCAGAGGAGGGGCGGAAGCTGCTTGCGGATGTTCCGGCTGCCCTCGTCATTCTCATCGGAACAGACGGGAAGGTCATCGGAGAGTGA
- a CDS encoding GtrA family protein yields MSPRLYEIARFVLVGGACFVLDYSLLYILTEYAGFHYLLSAGISFTISVFVNYWLCLVCVFRGANAQTQRAKILFFGSSLAGLGLNQLLMWLLVDFAHIYYMIAKLIAAGIVMVWNYILKRRAVLGR; encoded by the coding sequence ATGTCACCCAGACTTTATGAAATCGCCCGCTTCGTCCTCGTCGGCGGCGCATGTTTCGTGCTTGACTACAGCCTGCTCTACATCCTCACCGAGTACGCAGGATTCCACTACCTGCTCTCAGCGGGCATCTCCTTTACGATCTCCGTCTTCGTCAACTACTGGCTCTGCCTTGTCTGCGTCTTTCGCGGGGCAAACGCCCAGACACAGCGTGCGAAGATCCTCTTCTTCGGCTCGAGCCTCGCAGGACTCGGACTCAATCAGCTTCTCATGTGGCTGCTCGTCGACTTCGCCCACATCTACTACATGATCGCAAAGCTGATCGCCGCCGGCATCGTCATGGTGTGGAACTACATCCTCAAACGCCGCGCCGTCCTCGGCAGATGA
- a CDS encoding FAD-binding protein, producing MEISRRTFIKGTAAAGVVLMSGAYLGCGNQNIPAQVRRGDVTYDVLIIGSGGAGMRAALAAAKDRNLKVAVMSKLMPTRSASTMAQGGMNGVTGVTDDKDSVESHTFDTIKGGDYLCDQDAVEYFAENAGKTIYEMDYMGYPYNRQKDGHFHQRKMGGSSHARASYFEDRAGHAMVHALFEQCLAHDVDFISECQMLEIAMTDADKLAGVIAMDMRSGDLIGIPFKTVLIATGGYGRAYWVRTSNPYSSTGDGIVAGMNAGVPFKDPEMVQFHPTGLSANGVLLSESSRSEGALLINKNGERFMARYAPEKMELATRDIVARAIATEIEEGRGIGEGLTAGVYLDFTRRTSIRRSPSRVRAAQASAAHVPSA from the coding sequence ATGGAAATCTCACGCCGCACCTTCATCAAAGGTACGGCGGCAGCAGGCGTAGTGCTCATGTCCGGCGCCTACCTCGGCTGCGGGAACCAGAACATTCCCGCACAGGTACGGCGCGGCGACGTGACCTACGATGTGCTCATCATCGGCAGTGGGGGTGCCGGGATGCGTGCGGCACTTGCAGCAGCGAAGGACAGGAATCTGAAGGTCGCCGTCATGTCGAAGCTCATGCCCACGCGCTCGGCATCGACGATGGCACAGGGAGGCATGAACGGTGTCACAGGAGTCACGGACGACAAGGACAGCGTCGAGTCGCACACGTTTGACACGATCAAAGGCGGGGACTACCTCTGCGATCAGGATGCCGTCGAATACTTTGCAGAGAACGCGGGCAAGACCATCTATGAGATGGACTACATGGGCTATCCCTACAACCGCCAGAAGGACGGACATTTCCATCAGCGCAAGATGGGCGGATCCTCCCACGCACGCGCGTCCTACTTCGAGGATCGTGCAGGGCACGCGATGGTGCACGCGCTCTTCGAGCAGTGCCTTGCGCATGACGTAGACTTCATCTCCGAGTGCCAGATGCTCGAGATCGCAATGACAGACGCAGACAAACTTGCAGGCGTGATCGCGATGGATATGCGCTCGGGCGATCTCATCGGCATCCCATTCAAGACCGTCCTCATCGCAACGGGCGGCTACGGACGCGCCTACTGGGTGCGTACCTCCAACCCGTACAGTTCGACGGGCGACGGCATCGTCGCAGGCATGAACGCAGGCGTCCCGTTCAAGGATCCCGAAATGGTACAGTTCCATCCGACGGGGCTCTCCGCTAACGGCGTGCTCCTCTCCGAGTCCAGCCGCTCCGAGGGGGCGCTCCTCATCAACAAGAACGGCGAGCGCTTTATGGCGCGCTATGCCCCCGAGAAAATGGAACTTGCAACACGCGACATTGTGGCGCGTGCAATCGCGACCGAGATCGAGGAGGGGCGCGGCATCGGCGAGGGGCTGACCGCAGGTGTCTACCTCGACTTCACAAGGAGAACCTCGATCCGACGCTCTCCTTCACGAGTGCGTGCCGCTCAAGCATCTGCGGCGCATGTGCCGTCCGCGTGA
- a CDS encoding CoB--CoM heterodisulfide reductase iron-sulfur subunit B family protein has product MKYALFPGCVLDGAAAEAYTSLKEVCAKLDIEITEIPNWTCCGASHAQGVNDLAALAVNARSISIAEHMEMPILTVCNTCTLQLRTAKYRLDHDAALKEKVNSILKKAGHPYEYQGTSEITHFLWVLDEHPEVLDGKVTNELKGTQVACYYGCHILRPAPVMNHESGDYPESFERLVRRLGAEPVWFDAGRKCCGFHAQFTAEHDVLTVTGQIAASADRAGADLIATPCPLCQMQLDMYGPEGREAVKSQTEMPVLHLQQLVGLALGMTRDEVGFNRHVSAREKLKIGS; this is encoded by the coding sequence ATGAAGTACGCATTATTTCCGGGCTGTGTCCTCGATGGAGCGGCAGCTGAGGCATATACCTCACTCAAAGAGGTCTGTGCAAAACTGGACATCGAGATCACGGAGATTCCGAACTGGACGTGCTGCGGTGCCTCGCACGCACAGGGCGTGAACGACCTCGCCGCGCTCGCCGTCAACGCACGCAGCATCTCCATTGCCGAGCACATGGAGATGCCGATCCTGACCGTCTGCAACACCTGCACCTTGCAGCTGCGCACGGCAAAGTATCGGCTCGACCATGACGCAGCGCTCAAGGAGAAGGTCAACTCGATCCTAAAGAAAGCGGGACATCCGTACGAGTATCAGGGAACAAGTGAGATCACCCATTTCCTCTGGGTGCTCGACGAACATCCGGAGGTCCTCGACGGCAAGGTCACAAATGAGCTGAAGGGCACGCAGGTCGCTTGCTACTACGGCTGCCACATCCTGCGCCCTGCGCCCGTCATGAATCACGAGAGCGGCGACTATCCCGAGTCATTCGAGCGGCTCGTGCGCCGCCTCGGTGCGGAGCCCGTCTGGTTCGACGCGGGACGCAAGTGCTGTGGCTTCCACGCACAGTTTACGGCAGAGCACGACGTACTGACCGTCACGGGACAGATTGCCGCAAGCGCCGACCGCGCGGGTGCCGATCTCATTGCCACCCCCTGCCCCCTCTGCCAGATGCAGCTTGATATGTACGGCCCCGAGGGACGTGAGGCGGTAAAATCTCAGACCGAGATGCCTGTCCTCCACCTGCAGCAGCTTGTCGGGCTCGCGCTGGGCATGACACGGGACGAAGTTGGATTTAACCGTCACGTTTCTGCGCGCGAAAAATTGAAGATTGGCAGCTAG